From Rutidosis leptorrhynchoides isolate AG116_Rl617_1_P2 chromosome 3, CSIRO_AGI_Rlap_v1, whole genome shotgun sequence, a single genomic window includes:
- the LOC139901694 gene encoding uncharacterized protein: MANKIDSIILPRTNVGNATIRNNLIPQKVGIFVWRVLNGRIAVKVELAKRGIDSGSLLCPICKDTPESIDHALLSCKLSNEVWTGIHKWWKINMPAGFDLKMALASTNYSSLPTRSWKTWQAIMWTTSYMLWKNSNQKVFNDDSWCSAKIISEIQVKTFEWIGNRSRKLHKDWLS; encoded by the coding sequence ATGGCAAACAAAATCGACAGCATCATTCTTCCAAGAACAAACGTGGGCAATGCAACAATTCGCAACAATTTGATCCCACAAAAAGTTGGAATCTTTGTATGGCGGGTCCTAAATGGTAGAATAGCGGTGAAAGTGGAACTAGCAAAGCGGGGTATTGATTCGGGTTCATTACTTTGTCCAATCTGTAAGGACACCCCCGAATCAATTGACCACGCCTTATTATCGTGTAAACTTTCCAATGAAGTTTGGACAGGAATTCACAAATGGTGGAAGATCAACATGCCAGCTGGGTTCGATTTGAAAATGGCACTTGCAAGCACAAACTACAGCAGCCTACCAACGCGATCCTGGAAAACCTGGCAAGCAATCATGTGGACGACATCATATATGCTATGGAAAAATAGCAACCAAAAAGTGTTCAACGATGACTCCTGGTGTTCGGCAAAAATCATAAGTGAGATCCAAGTCAAAACCTTCGAGTGGATCGGTAACCGTTCGAGAAAACTTCACAAAGATTGGCTCTCTTGA
- the LOC139902869 gene encoding uncharacterized protein: MTQRKPLPSVVKFTQLLTAVTRMKHYSSSLDLFKRMSSIGVPLDNYTVSISITCCCHLRRTNDGFALLGICFRQAIVPNVLIYNTLLNGLVIEDRILEAEIFFKKLIKQNICEPNVVTYSTMIKGLCKIGNNVTAIRLLRLMNEKSHKADVVAYSTIIDSLCKDKMIDDAFDLFKQMVFHKGILPDVITYNSLIHGLCNLGRWDEVCNTLKEMDDERISLDVQTYSNLVDAFCKDGKVDEAQAVINIMIKRGKAPDVVTYNSLIDGYCLRGEMSKAKTTFDSMTLNRLVPNVVTYNSLINGYCKNMMIDKAMDMFSEMARIGLKRDIVTYNTMIQGLFSVGRCSAARKLFDEMLAQGQFPDDLTYGIILKGLCSNNQVEDAFSLFKLMGNSKLNSDIVVYSILIDGASKCEKFDISRVLFEDLKNKGLKPNIQTYNVMISSLCKEGLLSDAKKLFLKMGESGCQPNDVTYRVLLQGYLKNQYNDDVEMLLHEMEERSYSLDVTTLTLIVNHIANGSLKNTLLDLIRRLVPKYLMETYE; this comes from the coding sequence ATGACTCAGAGAAAACCTCTGCCATCTGTGGTTAAATTCACTCAGTTGTTGACTGCTGTCACCAGAATGAAACATTATTCTTCTTCACTTGATCTTTTCAAACGCATGTCTTCAATTGGTGTTCCTCTTGATAATTACACTGTTAGTATTTCAATCACGTGTTGTTGCCACTTGCGCCGTACCAATGACGGTTTTGCACTTCTAGGTATTTGCTTCAGACAAGCCATTGTACCAAATGTGTTGATATATAATACACTCTTAAATGGACTTGTTATAGAAGATAGGATTCTTGAAGCTGAGATATTCTTCAAAAAGCTTATTAAACAAAATATCTGTGAGCCTAATGTAGTTACGTATAGCACTATGATTAAGGGACTTTGTAAGATTGGAAACAATGTTACTGCTATTCGTTTGCTTAGGCTAATGAATGAAAAAAGTCATAAAGCTGATGTCGTTGCATATAGCACCATCATTGACAGTCTTTGCAAAGACAAGATGATTGATGATGCTTTTGATCTTTTCAAACAGATGGTGTTTCACAAAGGGATTCTACCAGATGTCATCACATACAATTCTTTAATCCATGGTCTTTGTAACTTAGGTCGTTGGGATGAGGTTTGCAACACACTAAAAGAAATGGACGATGAAAGGATCTCTTTAGATGTGCAAACCTACAGTAATCTAGTTGATGCATTTTGCAAAGATGGTAAAGTAGATGAGGCACAAGCTGTTATCAACATCATGATTAAGAGGGGAAAGGCACCTGACGTAGTAACATACAATTCACTTATTGATGGTTACTGTTTACGAGGTGAAATGAGCAAAGCCAAAACAACTTTTGATTCAATGACACTTAACCGTCTGGTCCCTAATGTTGTCACTTACAATAGCTTAATAAATGGGTATTGTAAGAATATGATGATAGACAAGGCCATGGATATGTTTTCTGAAATGGCAAGAATAGGTTTGAAACGTGATATAGTCACTTACAACACCATGATACAAGGATTGTTTAGTGTTGGGCGTTGTTCGGCTGCTCGCAAACTCTTTGATGAGATGCTTGCTCAAGGTCAATTTCCTGATGATCTAACATATGGAATAATCTTAAAGGGTCTTTGCAGCAACAATCAGGTAGAAGACGCATTCTCTTTGTTCAAGTTAATGGGTAATAGCAAGCTTAATTCAGATATTGTTGTGTATAGTATTCTGATTGATGGTGCAAGCAAATGCGAGAAGTTTGATATCTCAAGGGTTCTGTTTGAAGATCTAAAAAATAAAGGCTTGAAACCTAATATTCAAACATATAATGTGATGATTAGTTCTCTTTGCAAGGAAGGTCTATTAAGTGATGCAAAGAAGTTGTTTCTAAAAATGGGTGAGAGTGGTTGTCAGCCGAATGATGTTACGTACAGAGTTCTTCTTCAAGGATATCTGAAAAATCAATACAATGATGATGTAGAGATGCTTTTACATGAAATGGAAGAAAGGAGTTACTCACTTGATGTTACGACCTTAACACTCATAGTGAATCATATAGCAAACGGTTCATTGAAGAATACGTTGCTTGATTTGATACGTCGACTAGTACCAAAATACTTGATGGAAACTTATGAATAA